A window of Hymenobacter siberiensis genomic DNA:
TTGCCCAGCAGGTTGCGCGGCCCCCAGCTGCTGGCGTAGCTCGGAATAGGGTTGGCCCGCAGCCAGTTGCCGCCCGAAAACTGAAAGAAGTCCTCGCACGGATTCACCGAGCGGTCAATGTCGGCCATGTCGAGGCCCACGCCTTTGGGGGCTGGGGCGGCCGTCGCTACCGGCGCGGCAGCGGCCGTAGTCACGGCGGCGGGCTTGGTACTGGTGCAGCCTGCCAGGGCCAGCAGGGCCGCCGTTCCGGCCGAGAGGTATCGGTTGTTCATAAAAGCAAAGCGTTACGTTACTGCAAAAGAGCAACAAAGAGCCCAAGTAACAGCGCTAGCTTCATTGGCAGACATGAAAAAGCCGCTCCCAGTTGCGGAAGCGGCTCTTGCGGTCCGCGGTTTCTAACGGGCCATTACGGCTTCACCGCGTTGCTTTTCTCATCAAAGTAGGCGTAGTGCGGCCGGGTGCCTTCGGCCAGCTGCACTTTGTAGCGCACTTCTCCCGTGTTGGGGTAGCTCAGCTTTGTAACGCCGATGATGCGCGAGTTGGGGTGGGTTTTGGTGATGTAAGCCAGGGCGGTTGGCGTGAGCACATTCACCTCGGCCGGCGTTTCGGTGCCGGGCACCAGCGGCGCTACGTTGGCAATTTTGTCATCCAGCGCCCGCACCTCGGCCGCGTTTTCGTGGGCTTTCGTGACCACGATAACCACGCCGCCCGTCGCCGAGCCAAATACCTTACGGGCCGTTTCTTCCTTCAGCACGTTCATGAAAACAATGCTTTTGGAGTCAAGGGCATCCACCGTGGCTTTGTCGCTCAGCTTGCCATCGAGGTAGTACACGGCCGGGCCGGGCACAACTGCTTGGGCGGCCGGCGCTGCCACGGCGGGCGACAGCGCCGCGCCCACACTCAGGGCCAGGCCCAAGGCCAGCGGTAGGGCCAGCAGGTAGCGCCCGGAGTGGGCCAATGCGGAGGAAGGGGAATTCATCATAAGTACACGGTTTTTGAGGGTTGGAAATGTGAAAGAGGAAACGAGAGAAGGAGCCGCCGCTGCGTGGCTGAGGCGCAGCAGGCTGTATTGGTAAGCGCGGCGGTCAACTAGGCCGGTTTTGAGCACGGCCTCATCGGCCAGGTATTCGAGGTTGTCGAGCAGGGCGCGGCGCAGCAGCCACGCCGCCGGGTTGCACCAGGCCACTGCCAGGGCCAGCTGGGCCAGCAGCACGTCCAGGGTGTGCCACTGGCGTACGTGCACCTGCTCGTGGCGCAGCACGGCGGCCAACTCGGGGGCGGGGTGCAGCGCGGGGTTCAGGTAAATGGTTTGCCAGAAGGAAAACGGGCTGACGGCCTCGGCCAGCGCCCGCACCGGCAGGCCGTGGGCCACCACCGGCCGCGCCCGCGCTCGCAGCCGCCCCAGCGCCAGCAGCTGCCCCAGCAGCCGGGCCAGCAGCACGGCCACGCCCGCCGCGTACAAGGCCACTCCCACGGCGGCCCAATCTACCGCTGGGGCCGCGGGCCCCGCCGGAGCGGCACCGGGGGCGGCCCCCGTAGTCCCCACCAACGCAAAGACTACGGTGGGAGTGGCCTCGGCCGGCAGCAGCGCCGGCAGGGGCAGGGCCGGGTACCCGGCCGCAAACAGCAGCGCAAACACCAGATAAGCCCGGTTCAGGGTGAAGAACGTGAGCCGCCGCAGCAGCCCGAAATAAGCCGCCGCAAACAGCAGTAGCGCCACGTTGGCCTTCAGCAGGTACAGCAGGATGGGCGTCCACATCGACATGGCTAATCCTCCTTTTTGCTTTCGATGAGCCGGATAATCTCCTGCAAATCCTCGGTGCTCACCTTGTTTTCCTGCGCGAAAAACGACACCAGGTCCTTGTAGGAGTTCTGAAAATGCTGCTTTACGAGTGTACCCAGCGAGCGACGCTGGTAGTCGTCGGCCGTTATCAGGGGCACGAAGCGGTAGGAGTTGCCCAGCTTTTCGCTGCGCACGTAGCCCTTGCGCTCCAGGTTGCGCAGGGTGCTGGCCAGCGTGGTGTAGGGCGGGGGCGGCGCGGGCAGGCCGTCGAGCACGTCTTTAACAAAGCCGCCGGCGGGCAGCGGCCAGAGCACGCGCAGGGCGTCTTCTTCGGGTTGGGTGAGGCGTTCGAGGGACGTGGCCATTAGGAGCAATACGATTATGTCGTAAATCTACGAAAGTTTCGTAATTATGAAACGACTGGTTCTGGAAAAAGATTTCCGGTAAAGCAAAAACCCCTTTTTCGAGCTGAAAAAGGGGTCTTGTAAGCTGAAAAAAATTAGTAGAGTCCGCTCTGCTGCATTTGCAGCCAGCGAATGGCTTCGCCCTCATCGCCAAAAAACGAGATGGCGAAGGGCTTGCCGTCATAGGCCTCGGCCGATATGTAGCCGGGCTGCTGCAGGATGGCCTCTTGCAAAGTAGGCCCCACCAGGTAGGCTACAAACAGCCGGCCGCCCAGCCGTCGGGCCATGCCGGGAAAAAAGTCGTTGAGCAGCCAGGCCGTCGTCTGCGGGTCGTTGAGGGTGCGGCGGCGGATATCCTGGAGCCAGAACCGGCAGTTTTCTGCCAGCGCCACGGTCTCAACGTGCTGATACACCGCCGGAAGTTCGGGCTGCACTGGCTGATACGCCCAGCGGCCCACCAGAATGCTCAAATCGGGGCGGTGGGTAAGCTGAAGCAGCGACTGCGGAGGTTCGGGCATCATAGGCGAAGAGATTGAGCAGTAAAGTAAGGCCCATCCGGCGGTTGCGGCGGGGCAGTTGCGCGGCTAGTGCGCCGGTATCGCCTCAGCCACAGCCGCACCGATGGCCACCGGTGGATGCTTTTTGAGCGAATACACGGCCAGCGCCACGCTGCCCAGCGCCAGTACCGCCCCCAGCATGAAGGGCGCTCCCGGAAAATAAACCGGGGCTCCTTTGCGGGTAAATTCGCCAAACAAGTAGCTCATCATCAATGGCCCCACTACGCCCGTTACGCTGATGAGGCTGGTGAGTGCGCCCTGCAGCTCGCCCTGTTCGGTGGCTGGCACCTGGCCCGAAATGGTGCTTTGCAGCGCCGGCCCCGCAATGCCGCCCAGGCAATAGGGGGCAATGAAGGCGAGCATCAGCCAGCCCTGGGAGGCGAAGGCAAACAGCACGAAGCCCACCGTGTAGCACAGCAACCCGATAACGATGGCCCGGGCCGCGCCCAGCTTCGGAATGGCCACCCGCACCAGGCCGCCCTGCACCAGCCCTGTGCACAGCCCCACCACGGCCAGCGAAATGCCCACCAGCCGCTCGGTCCAGCCAAACTTGAGCATGGTGTAAAACGTCCAGACCGACTGCGTGGCCGAGCCCGCCAGGTACAGCAGCACCAGCGCGGCCACCAGGCCCAGCGTGGCGGGGTACTTGCCCAGCCGCAGCAGCGAGGCTACGGGGTTGGCCCGTCGCCACTGAAACGGCCGGCGCTTGTCGGGGGTCAGCGACTCCGGCAGCACAAAAAAGCCGTACAGGAAATTGCACAAGCTCAGCCCCGCCGCCGCCATAAATGGCACCCGCGCCCCGTAGCCGGCCAGCAGCCCGCCAATGGCCGGCCCGATGATGAAGCCAATGCCAAACGCCGCGCCCACCATTCCAAAGTTCTGGGCCCGCTTCTCGGGCGTACTGATATCGGCAATGTAGGCCGTGGCCGTAGTGAAGCTGGCCCCCGTGATGCCCGCCACCACGCGCCCCACAAACAGCCAGGCCAGCGTGGGCGCAAAACTCAGAAATACGTAGTCGAGCCCCAAACCCAGCAGCGCGGCCAGCAGCACCGGCCGCCGCCCCAGCTTATCGCTGAGCCCGCCCACCACCGGCGCGAAGCAAAACTGCGCCGCCGCGTAGGCAAACGTCAGCCAGCCCGAATAAATCGCCGCCCGGCTCAGCCCTTCGCCCGTTAGCTGCTGAATGAGCTTGGGTACCACCGGAATGATGATGCCCAGCCCGATAACATCAATCAGGATGGTGATGAAAATGAAGCCCAGTGCGGGCGAGCGTTTATCAGACATAAGCAAACAGGCAAAGCAAACCGGGGCACTACCCACCTGGTAGGCGGGCCGCAAAGGTCGGCACAAAGCAGGACCCAGCCTGCGCTGTCCCAGGGGCGCGTATTTTGCGGGCCCATCTGTTGGTTATGCCCTTGCCTGCGTCTACTACTACCCTCGTCTTTCGGCCCGAGCTCAATGGCCTGCGGGCCGTGGCAGTGGGCGTGGTAGTGCTTCAGCACTGGGTGCGGCCTCCTTTTCCGCTTGGCGAAATCGGGCCGAGCTTATTTTTCGTGCTTAGCGGCTACCTCGTGTCAGGCATTGTCTGGCGCTATGGGGCTTATGCAGGCGCGCCAGGCCGGTGGTGGCCGCGGGTACGCATATTCTATGTGCGGCGGGCACTGCGCATTGTGCCCGCCTATTACCTGGCGTTGGCGGCCGGCGCGCTGCTGCCGCTGGCCACCCTGCATGAGCACCCCGGCTGGTTTATGCTGCTGGTAAATAATGTGTTGATTTATAAAGCAAAAGGCTGGGGCGATGGCATCGGTCATTTCTGGACTATTGCCGTCGAGGCGCAGTTTTACTTGCTATGGCCCTTTGCCCTGGGCTGGCTGGGCCGCCGCCTGCAGGGCCTGCTGGCACTGGCCCTTGCCGGCTGGTGCTTCCGGGCGCTGTGGGCACTGTGGGTGCAGTTGGATATGGTGCATTTGCTGTTGCCGTCCAGCCTCGATTTGTTTGCCTTGGGCGGCGTGCTTTGCTTGGCTGAGGGAGCGCCCTGGTTGGTCCGGCTAGCCCGGGGGCGCTATGTGCTGCTGGCTTGGCTGAGCTGGACCGCGCTCCGTTTTGCACTCGACCCCGGCCCGTGGGCTGCCGTGTGGGCCATAAGTGAGGGCTCGGTGCTGGCCCTGGCCGATTTCCTCACCATTGGCTGGCTGCTGCATGTGCCTGCGGCCGGCCGGCGTCTGGGCCTCACCAAGCCGGCCATGCAATGGCTGGGCCAGCGCAGCTATGGCCTCTACCTCTACCACCTGCCCCTGTTCGTATTCTGGCAGCGGCTGGTGTATCATTTCGTGCCCGATGCCGCCGGGCGCGCCGCCTGGATGGGGCCGCTGCCCACGCTGCTGGTGCTGGGCCCGGTGCTGGCCGGGCTGGCCGCCGCATCCTGGCATTTCGTGGAAGAACCCCTCGACCGGCTCAAGAACCGCTTCCAGTACCGCAAGGCTTCCCAAGCGGTAGTTGCCGCCCATTAGCCAGCCGCAAAGACTGTAGTTAAATTTTTTTGTTAGGGCTTAACATTCGGATAACCAGACTTCCACCCATGTGTTAGCCGGGTAAATACCCCCGGTACAGCAGAAATGCAGTTGGTAGGCTTGTATCGGCCAAAAACTTGTGCTACCTTTGCAGCACCAAAACAGTGCGGGGTGGAGCAGTTGGTAGCTCGTTGGGCTCATAACCCAAAGGTCACTGGTTCGAGTCCAGTCCCCGCTACCTAAGAAAAGGCCGTTTTCCACATGGAAAACGGCCTTTTTCTTTTCCTGCCATCGCCTTACGGCATGAGCCCGGCGTTGGTCCGGGCCACCACGGCAAACAACGGGTCGGAATGGCCGGGCGGCTGCGGGCTGCGGTCGAGCAGCTCAATGGCTTGCCAACCGCCCGCGGCCAGTAAATACTGACGCACCAGGGCCAGGTGGCCGCGGTCGTCGAGGGCATGCCAGGCGGCCACGGCTTTGCTGGGAAAGCAGCGGTTGGAGAAGGTGATGACCAACGGGGCCCCGGGGCGCAGCACGCGGGCCAGCTCGCGCAGCACGGCTACTGGCTGGGTCAGGTAGTCGATGGACACGCAAATAGAGGCACCGTCGAATTGCTGGTCGGCGAAGGGCAGGGTGGGTTGCGCGTTCAGGTCCTGCACCACGTGGGCGTTGAGGCGTGGGTTGGCGCGAAGCTCGGCGGCGTTCATGCCCAGTCCTACTACATGGCGGTAGGCAATATCGGCCGGGAGGTGGCTCACCCAACTGCTCATCAAATCGAGCAGCGTGCTGTCGGGCGCGAAGTACTCGCGGTAGAGCTGGGTGACGGCGGCAATGGCTGCGTCGTCGATGTGCGTGACGAAGCGCGGGTGGTGGTAAAACTCCGCGTCGGGGGTTTCGTCCTGGCGAACGAAGAATTTGTCGGGTAGCGGTGGGGGAGTGGGATTCATCTTTTTTAGGGGATGTCGGGCTACGTTCTACCGCAACCTCATCCCATGAACTGCCTTAGGT
This region includes:
- a CDS encoding TCR/Tet family MFS transporter, producing MSDKRSPALGFIFITILIDVIGLGIIIPVVPKLIQQLTGEGLSRAAIYSGWLTFAYAAAQFCFAPVVGGLSDKLGRRPVLLAALLGLGLDYVFLSFAPTLAWLFVGRVVAGITGASFTTATAYIADISTPEKRAQNFGMVGAAFGIGFIIGPAIGGLLAGYGARVPFMAAAGLSLCNFLYGFFVLPESLTPDKRRPFQWRRANPVASLLRLGKYPATLGLVAALVLLYLAGSATQSVWTFYTMLKFGWTERLVGISLAVVGLCTGLVQGGLVRVAIPKLGAARAIVIGLLCYTVGFVLFAFASQGWLMLAFIAPYCLGGIAGPALQSTISGQVPATEQGELQGALTSLISVTGVVGPLMMSYLFGEFTRKGAPVYFPGAPFMLGAVLALGSVALAVYSLKKHPPVAIGAAVAEAIPAH
- a CDS encoding M56 family metallopeptidase; this encodes MWTPILLYLLKANVALLLFAAAYFGLLRRLTFFTLNRAYLVFALLFAAGYPALPLPALLPAEATPTVVFALVGTTGAAPGAAPAGPAAPAVDWAAVGVALYAAGVAVLLARLLGQLLALGRLRARARPVVAHGLPVRALAEAVSPFSFWQTIYLNPALHPAPELAAVLRHEQVHVRQWHTLDVLLAQLALAVAWCNPAAWLLRRALLDNLEYLADEAVLKTGLVDRRAYQYSLLRLSHAAAAPSLVSSFTFPTLKNRVLMMNSPSSALAHSGRYLLALPLALGLALSVGAALSPAVAAPAAQAVVPGPAVYYLDGKLSDKATVDALDSKSIVFMNVLKEETARKVFGSATGGVVIVVTKAHENAAEVRALDDKIANVAPLVPGTETPAEVNVLTPTALAYITKTHPNSRIIGVTKLSYPNTGEVRYKVQLAEGTRPHYAYFDEKSNAVKP
- a CDS encoding acyltransferase family protein; protein product: MPLPASTTTLVFRPELNGLRAVAVGVVVLQHWVRPPFPLGEIGPSLFFVLSGYLVSGIVWRYGAYAGAPGRWWPRVRIFYVRRALRIVPAYYLALAAGALLPLATLHEHPGWFMLLVNNVLIYKAKGWGDGIGHFWTIAVEAQFYLLWPFALGWLGRRLQGLLALALAGWCFRALWALWVQLDMVHLLLPSSLDLFALGGVLCLAEGAPWLVRLARGRYVLLAWLSWTALRFALDPGPWAAVWAISEGSVLALADFLTIGWLLHVPAAGRRLGLTKPAMQWLGQRSYGLYLYHLPLFVFWQRLVYHFVPDAAGRAAWMGPLPTLLVLGPVLAGLAAASWHFVEEPLDRLKNRFQYRKASQAVVAAH
- a CDS encoding BlaI/MecI/CopY family transcriptional regulator, coding for MATSLERLTQPEEDALRVLWPLPAGGFVKDVLDGLPAPPPPYTTLASTLRNLERKGYVRSEKLGNSYRFVPLITADDYQRRSLGTLVKQHFQNSYKDLVSFFAQENKVSTEDLQEIIRLIESKKED
- a CDS encoding methyltransferase domain-containing protein, producing MNPTPPPLPDKFFVRQDETPDAEFYHHPRFVTHIDDAAIAAVTQLYREYFAPDSTLLDLMSSWVSHLPADIAYRHVVGLGMNAAELRANPRLNAHVVQDLNAQPTLPFADQQFDGASICVSIDYLTQPVAVLRELARVLRPGAPLVITFSNRCFPSKAVAAWHALDDRGHLALVRQYLLAAGGWQAIELLDRSPQPPGHSDPLFAVVARTNAGLMP